A window of Corvus moneduloides isolate bCorMon1 chromosome 30, bCorMon1.pri, whole genome shotgun sequence contains these coding sequences:
- the LOC116436818 gene encoding uncharacterized protein LOC116436818 isoform X7, whose amino-acid sequence MSGCQVAAPWNLGMPGSSALEPRDARWQHPGISGCRVAAPWNLGMPGGSTLEPRDVGWQHPGTSGCWVAAPWNLGMLGGSTLEPRDVGWQCPGTLGSEVPPSQHLWIQGATILECQDLGWHHPGTSGSKVASLWSLWIQGATIPECQDLRWHHPKISGSKVAAPWNLGMPGGTSLETQDPRWQRPGGSGSKVAPPWIFWIQGGTIPESLDPRWHHPRTSGSEVAPSQNLWIQGGTIPKSQDPRWHHPKISESRVAPSRNPWIRAGTIPESLDPRWHHPGISGSELAPLRSLGGAVPASHFSCSNGPGWTFPFPFPKTSPCFPLFPWNFAVGIPVIPSILRE is encoded by the exons ATGTCAGGATGCCAGGTGGCAGCACCCTGGAATCTCGGGATGccaggcagcagtgccctggaacCTCGGGATGCCAGGTGGCAGCACCCTGGAATCTCGGGATGCCGGGTGGCAGCACCCTGGAATCTCGGGATGCCGGGTGGCAGCACCCTGGAACCTCGGGATGTTGGGTGGCAGCACCCTGGAACCTCGGGATGCTGGGTGGCAGCACCCTGGAACCTCGGGATGTTGGGTGGCAGCACCCTGGAACCTCGGGATGTTGGGTGGCAGTGCCCTGGAACCTTGGGATCCGAGGTGCCACCATCCCAGCATCTCTGGATCCAAGGTGCCACCATCCTGGAGTGTCAGGATCTGGGGTGGCACCACCCTGGAACCTCTGGATCCAAGGTGGCATCACTCTGGAGCCTCTGGATCCAAGGTGCCACCATCCCAGAGTGTCAGGATCTGAG GTGGCACCATCCCAAAATCTCTGGATCCAAGGTGGCAGCACCCTGGAACCTCGGGATGCCGGGTGGCACCAGCCTGGAAACTCAGGATCCAAGGTGGCAACGCCCTGGAGGTTCAGGATCCAAAGTGGCACCACCCTGGATCTTCTGGATCCAAG GTGGCACCATCCCGGAATCTCTGGATCCAAGGTGGCACCATCCCAGAACCTCTGGATCTGAGGTGGCACCATCCCAGAATCTCTGGATCCAAGGTGGCACCATCCCAAAATCTCAGG ATCCGAGGTGGCACCATCCCAAAATCTCTGAATCCAGGGTGGCACCATCCCGGAATCCCTGGATCCGAGCTGGCACCATCCCGGAATCTCTGGATCCGAGGTGGCACCATCCCGGAATCTCCGGATCCGAGCTGGCACCACTCCGGAGCCTTGGAGGAGCAGTCCCCGCTTCCCACTTTTCCTGCTCCAATGGCCCAGGATGgacattcccattcccattccccaaAACCAGTCCCTGCTTCCCACTTTTCCCCTGGAATTTTGCCGTGGGAATT